Within the Pseudopipra pipra isolate bDixPip1 chromosome 19, bDixPip1.hap1, whole genome shotgun sequence genome, the region TAAAGTATTTCTTGGACAACTTGGATAAACTTGGAGAACAAGtaagttctttttttatttttctttccagtcttGAGTATTAAGTTGTCTTTGTGATCTCTGGGTTTTAAGTAGATGAAATGTAATCAGTGTCTACTCTAATAACTTTATCTTTAGTTAACTTTGACTGTTGCATTATCTCAGCAGTTCATCACTGACATGTCAAAAACACAAGGCAGTGCAAGGGCCAGGAGACTTTCTGGAAATAAAAGTTCTGTCAAAATTGAGCAAAAAACAAGTTACAAATGATTGTCCAGTCAGAAGACTGTTAAAATAGCCCCTCAACACTAAATGATACCCAAAAATGACTGGGTTTGGGTTTACATATCCATTTAGGAACACTTGAGTTAAATCACAGGCCAGTAGTCTCTGAGGAAAAAGCTGAAGTTTCTGTAGAATACTTTTTTTATAGAACTGTTAGTTATTGCTTGAATAATGAAGTTGTTTGCTGATAGTCTGGGTTGTGTATTGCAGGAATGGCCTGTGGAAAAACTGCCTTTAAAATGGGATGGTGCTTGAACTCTGTGGGGAGGCAGTTTCTCTGTGGTCCTTTCCAGCTGATGGCTAACAACTGAAGGAATCCAAACCACTTCAATTGAGCCCCGTTACATCAtgcttaatttcatttttctttttgcctttaacagataaaaatttgattttaatccaggctgtttctctgctttgaACTGTCACTGTTCTGACCGGAGCACCGGTGCGGAACGCAGGCGCTTCCCAGACCTCTGGCTTGGGAACTCCAGCACTTGCTCTCTGAATTAGGATTTGGTCTGGAGTTATAAGACCTGCACTCAGGAGGAGAACTGCACTTGCTTTAATGAACTGCTAAACTCTCTGCCAGTGGTGGATTTCTGGTGGTCTTTGAATCCAGTGCCACTTGAGTTCtgaatggtttggttttcttccccagcacagtTGGATAAAGAGTTTTGCAGCTTCATTTCAAAGTTCTTTATTTAGAAACTTTGGTCCATTCTTTGTTTAAAGTGTAAAACTTAGTCACTAGttgagtttttttaatgtttttatatacacacacttaACTATAGTGTGATGTTGCCGTGGGAATGCTGTGAACTCTGAATTACAGCTTTTCCAGCTTCAGGTTAGACCAAGTGGTGTTGAGAATCAGAGGAACTCATCAAGATCTTCTGTTGTAGAAAATGTTAAgtctttgaggaaaaaaggacTAAGTTTTGTTCCTGAGTAAAAGATTTGATAGGTTCTTCTGGTTTATTCTTATCTATATGCAAGATTTATCTAATGAATATTTCCCCAAGCTGTATTAATGTAAGTATTTTACTGTTCTTATCTGATGCAACTGGGCTGACCTGCAACTAAGTTGCTTATAAACACACAGATCTGCCACTCGTGTGCCTGTTGCCAAAAAGGAGCTGATAacagcacagagggaaaagaacTTAATGTTCAGATTTAATcaatcagcaaaaaaaaaaaaagagtatctGACAGGCATACGTGTGTGGGATCTCTTGGATTCCTTGCAactgtttgttgttgtttcaaCTGCCAGTGCAGACTATATGTATTCAAAATATCTCACAGAGAGATGTTGCTTTCCATGTTGTGATTGGATCTTAGTCATGCCTTAAATTGTAATCTTAACTAGGCAAACTGTGATGTGATACCCAAAAGGACTCCTTTAGAAGAAACAGACTGCAGTGGATCTGGGGAAGGAGATAATTCAGGAAGGAGGCACATGTTCCAAATCAGTGTCTATATGGGGATGCTTGCAGGAAAGACACTGATTGACAATGGCAAAACATTGAACTTGGAAAATAATACTCACTGCCATCCAAGGAAAATATTCACTTAATGCTGCAGCCTAAAGATGTGGAGAATGGGATCAACACTGAGAAAAGGGCCAGCAAGTGGCAAACTGCCAGTATCCCAAGGAtctggagaaggagaaaaacataACCATCCTTCAAAAAGATAACTAAAATACTGGAAGGTTTCTTAGGAGTTGTTCTGTTTGGTTTCCTGGAGCCAGATGATGGCTGGATACCCACACTTGTCTTGCAGAGCACTCCTTTGCTGTCTGTTGCATCAGAGTAGCCAATATCCAGGATAAAACAGAGAgtcagggaatggtttgggttggaagggacctttaagaccgtggtgtttcttctgtgtgtcTTCTGTGCGTGTAGAACTTGAAAGCACTTGAAAGGATTCTGTTTGTGGTTACAAGTGTGGTAGGAGTTTTCAATGAGTAATAGTACTTGAGAGGGAATTTGTCAGGAATTCCAGGGATAAGCTCCTTGTtcttgaaagctttactgaataAACATTACAGGTCAACTCCCCGGAGAGTTTGCTTTGTGCTCTTGTTTCAGTATTGAAGGTACATATGGCTTTGCCTATTAtattaattgcttttatttatttacatgaTTTAATAATTTCAGTCACTCCTGAGCTTTCCTAAGactttctgcttttgttctgaGAACTTGAGACTAACTTCCTGAACAACAAAAGAATTCATATCCCCATTTGAAAGTTGAAATAAGAATTGAACCTCTTGCCTACATGTTGACAGTCAGCTTTGCTCAAAATCCCTTCACATGTGCCCAGTGACATTTGATACAGTTACTGCTCTATTCTTCTGATTGTTTTCCCCTCTACAATTTTGGTAGGAAAGACCCAagataaatttaataaaaagaaaagtcttaCCACCCTTTAAAGTTGCTTCATTTACTCAGACAAGGGAGTGGCAGCACGTCTGCTGCTCAGTTTGGGGAGAACTCGATCCTGCTTTAGCTGTTGAGCTCTCCTGCAGGTTTAGGTGGTGTGGGGTTTGATGTGTagcagtgctgcagcaaaggcccagggtggggatcctgtgcttcagagctgctttGTAATTTGTGCCACAATAAAAATCAGCACCTTAGTCATGGGCAGCTCGGATAAAGAACCCAGAGCTCAGACAAAGCCATCTCTCCCTGGTTTCACTTTGGAGCCTACATGGTAAAGCAAAGTGATGTTTGAATTTTTGTAATGTTGCACTCCAtgatttttagattttatttttgtggctTGAACTTGCCTTAAACTTGGGATACAAGTATTGAAGTGGCCATGGAGTTGTGTTTGTTCCCCCGCCCAGCCGACTGCTTGAATCAGACTTTCTGGACCATGGTCTCACACGTCTTTATAAAAGCTCCAAGTCTGGGAACTGGCACTGTCAAAGGAATATCATAGATCATTCACTAAGAGGAGACTGAAATTCCAAAACCTAAACAGCGCTCTCTGAAGTTGTGAGAAATGCTGGAAAAATGTGAGGAACAGTTTCCACAACAAGTGAACAACAAGGCTTtaagctccagcacagccagctgtcTGGGAGAGATGCTCCTTGCAGATAGCAGAAGGACTTGGAGCAGATGCAAAAGTGTAATTCTAGGAATGAAGAAATCCCCAGTCCAAGTCTTGAATTTCATGCTGTCAAAAGCTGACTAATAAGAGTTCATCATCCTGGAGCATCTGCATCCATCGATGATGTTCATACAACAGTCAAAAAATAGTCAAAAAAGAGGCAGAATTCCTGCCTCTTGAATTCTGGGGAAAGGTGGGCTGGAGAAGTTCAGGGTGCAGCTGTGTGCCCTCCAGGCTGTGCTCTGGGAAgaggctgctgtccccagctgCCTGGTTCCTCTCCTGTTCTGCTCATGGCACAGTGAATTTTGGACAAAGCCAGGCAGTGTGAGCTCACTGGTGTGGCACACAGCTAATAGAGTGACTTTTTGGACCGAGACAGCTGAATGCAAAAGATCCATGGCACAAACACAATAAGCTGCttaagttttgcttttcaggcATAATTGGTTGCCTTAAAATCACTTAGTGAGCTGCTCTTTTGCACTGGAAGCAGTCGTGCAATGTGCAGGAGAGcctgggaggagcagagagCCCACAGTTGGAACAGGATATACCCTGGTTATTGATTTGGGAAACCTGTTTTAGAACCCATTTGCTGCATTGCAGTGTTGGCAGCCAGCGTGTTCCCCAACTTTGTGAGGAGAGGATGAATAAAGCACAGAGTAATCCAGAACAAGGGAAACGGGCATGAGGAATTGCTGGTTCACCTCCCAGGTTATTCATGGATCTTTGTCATGGAGAGCTTCATTTCTCTGGGGTACATATTTTGATGTAATATTGATGTGTTTCCTGTTCTGGACTCCAGATCTTTCCCAAAAGCTCCAGTGTTAGCATGTAAATACAGGTCTGATTATTGAAAACCTCGTGTTGTTCCTCTGCCACCTGCTCTCTCCATTGCAGCTCCACCATGCCCGTGATTGTAGCCTATAATCTGCAAACTCtcctttactgtttttttttttttaggattacCTTCCCTCACAGCAAGACATCCTGCTGGCACGAAGACCCACCAAAGGGATCCACGAGTACGACTTCGAAATCAAAAATGTCCCTTTCAAAATGGTCGATGTGGGCGGGCAGAGGTCGGAGCGGAAGCGGTGGTTCGAGTGCTTCGACAGCGTCACGTCCATCCTCTTCCTCGTCTCCTCCAGTGAATTCGACCAGGTGCTCATGGAGGACCGGCAAACAAACCGCCTCACCGAGTCCCTGAACATTTTTGAAACAATAGTCAATAACCGGGTTTTCAGCAACGTCTCAATCATCCTCTTCCTAAACAAGACGGACTTGCTTGAGGAAAAAGTACAGAAAGTGAGCATCAAAGACTATTTCCCAGAGTTCGAAGGGGATCCCCACTGCTTAACAGATGTCCAAAAATTCCTGGTGGATTGTTTTCGCACGAAACGCCGGGACCAGCAGCAGAAGCCCCTGTACCACCACTTCACCACTGCTATTAACACAGAGAACATCCGGCTAGTTTTCCGTGATGTCAAGGATACCATCCTGCACGACAACCTCAAGCAGCTCATGTTACAGTGATGTGCAGAAGGACATTCTTGTTTCAGTAACTCTcgtgtgttgtttttttttttttttttaactagaagTTTACAGCAGGAGTAGAGAAATCCAGATCCTGTCAGACTTCTTGATATGTGGctaaaagctgctgctgaacacATTATTGCcaatttctgcagaaattcaGGCTTAAATCTCTTCCAGTGTAGCTTCAAGATGACTCAAGTTGTAATTTTATAGCAGATCTATGTCTAAGTTACCTGTAAAGTGGTAAATTTGACCTTTTACAAACATGTATATCATCCTAGAAAATTCAGAATTCCAAGTCCAGACTTCCATGAAATTGTTGCAATTATTAGACTGTGGCAGTAATTtaggggtggggggagaaacTTTTCACATCTAACTTCATTACAAAGACTGTGATACCATAGCTGACTTATGATTTCTCAGGTCTATTTTGGTTAGAAATCCCATCAATCCCTTGCTGGAATCATCTGTTCAAAGCGCGGATCCCTGGGCGTAACGTACTTCCTGTTCAAGTACAAACCTTACCCTTGGGTTTGAATAGGAGatgctttaaaaatgcttaaaattgGGAGCTTCAGACATGTCTGGC harbors:
- the GNA13 gene encoding guanine nucleotide-binding protein subunit alpha-13, with amino-acid sequence MADFLPSRSALSGCFPGCLLTSGEAEQQRKSKEIDKCLNREKTYVKRLVKILLLGAGESGKSTFLKQMRIIHGQDWDRAAREEFRATIYSNVIKGVRVLVDAREKLHIPWGDPANQSNGDKVMAFDTRAVTVVQGMVETNVFLDYLPAIRALWADSGIQHAYDRRREFQLGESVKYFLDNLDKLGEQDYLPSQQDILLARRPTKGIHEYDFEIKNVPFKMVDVGGQRSERKRWFECFDSVTSILFLVSSSEFDQVLMEDRQTNRLTESLNIFETIVNNRVFSNVSIILFLNKTDLLEEKVQKVSIKDYFPEFEGDPHCLTDVQKFLVDCFRTKRRDQQQKPLYHHFTTAINTENIRLVFRDVKDTILHDNLKQLMLQ